The genomic stretch ctccgcTCCCAGGCTGCTGTTAGAGTCCCAACACCACCCCGTGGCTAGAGGACTTTGATCCCGACCAGACTTCAGCACGGGCGGGGCAGGCCTCACCTGTGCACAGCTCCCGCAGCCTGTGGAGACACTGCCCCACGATGGCCTGCAGCTCCTCCAAGGTGAGCAGGCAGCGGTACTCCTGCATCCAGTCCTTGGGGTCTACATGAGAGCCAGGGGGAGCAGGTCAGGTCCACACTGGTCCTGAAGCCCTCCCCACCCTGACCAGAGACATGACTAAGGGCCCACTAACCTGCCGTGAGCTCTTCCCCCATTCGAAGTCTTAGCAGCAAGCAGGCCTTCTGCAGGTGCCGCACCTCCGCCTCCACCTCGGTGGCACTGAGCCTGGAGCCAGGCCAGCCTGACTGCATGCGTGTCAGGGAAAGTCCcctgtggtcaggcccctccgcTCTCCCCAAGGGCTGGGTGCTGGAGTAGCTCTGGCCCTTCCTGGAGTTGCTCCTCCTCAGACTCGCCAGGTTTAGAGCCAGATCCTCTGCCCCCCCGCCTCACTCCCCCAAGCCCCGCAAGGATACAGTTGTCTGCATTTTCTGGAGGAACTGCATTTTGGCGGTGGTAGCAGCATCCACAGAATCACTGGTCTGTGTAGAGCTGAGCTGGGCCCACAGGCTGGGATGCACACATGCGCAGCCCACAAACCAGAAAGCAACATGGTTACTCCAGCCAGCTGGGCTGGACCACGAAAAGTAGGCAAGGGCCAGGGTAGCGCCCCCAGCCTGGGGTGTCTGGCTCTGCTGAATGTCAGGAGGGGCCTTTGGGGGTCCTGGGGAACCGAGGGGGACACTGTCCATGAAAAGGGGACAGAGCTGACCCACTCTGGGAAATGCTAGGAGAGAATTCAAGGAAAAAGGGGAGAGGAGCCAGCAGTGACTGGTGACCAAAATGTCTGGTAAGAGCTTTGGATGCTGGCTCTGTACCAGGCACAGCACTAACACCCGAAAAGGCACCACCCTCATTTAACCCCTACAACGTCTCTAGAAACTGGTACTATTATTCTCATCTCCACAAGAAAGACAAATGGGGACTTGGAGACACTAAGTGCCTTGGAGCCTCAGAGGCCGCTGGCTGAGTCTAAGGTGACTACAGCCGTCCTAGGGAGGCTGACTCTCCTAATGTGGAGAGTGTTGCCACCCAGCAAAGAAAGCCGAGGGACCCGTGGGAAGAGTCTTACCAGTGGGAAGCCTCAGCATCCCTGCTCTCCACATTCCCCcggtctcccctcccccttcacccAGCCACAAGACTCAGCCTCACCGGGAATTCCGGGAAGACGCTTTCCTGAAGGCCTCGGGCAGCTGCAACAGGATCCTGTCAGGGAAGCCGGTGCTCAGGGCAGCTCTGTCTCACTCTGGGGGCTGCAGGCCCCACTCCCTACTCAGAGCCCAGGGAGGGATGAAGCTCACCCACCCCTCAGACAGGGCTTCCAGGGTGACCACAGGAGCCAGCCCAGTCCAGGTCCCAcctggcagagagaagagaaagcagagcCCAGGCCTTCGAGAGCTCATGTGGAGCTCTGGGGCTGGGTGGGTAAATGGATAGGGCACAGGACAGGCCCCAGTGCATCAAACGTGGGACCTTCACAGCCAGCTGTTCCACTCTGCCAGCTTCTGGGCTTGGGCCTCATGGGGTGGCATCCTGGGGCTCCCCTGGCCCACATCCAGCTCAATGCCCTGCCCTCCCTGTCACCCCAAACCCAGACTCCTGCTGCTGCCCAGGATCTGATCAAGTAGAGACAGTAGTTCCTCTAGTGAGGGTCTGGGAAACCTACCCCTTATCCTTGAGTGTAAAAGCTTCTGGGGCCTGAGAAGCAGCCGACAGGACTATTTGTTCGTTCCTGAGGCCTGATTCAGGCTTGGTGGCTCCAGCCCCTTGCCCCATACAGGCCTGATCCCCCACTGACAGAAGCCTGTGCTCAGGGAGGTCCTTGGCAGGCACCCTGGTTTGGCGGATGCCCCTGGGGGGTTCTGTCTCTGATGCACGGCTGCCAGCCCTGCGTGAGGTGCTGGGTGGGGCAGAGGCTCTGGTGGCAGGGGAAGTGGCAATGGACCCAAACTTCAGGCTGGGGGCCTTGTCTCCTTCTCCAGCCTTTGATATGCCTTTTCGCACCCGTACAGCCTTCTCCAGTGCCTGGGTCAGAAGCTCCAGCTCCTTGAGGTCTTGCGGGCTGGGTGCGCATGCTGCAAAAACCAAGAGTCATGTAAAGGTCCCTCACCACTGCATGTCAGAAGACAGGCCAGGGGCGGCACCTGGAGAAGGTGGGTGGCTGAGGTTTACCTGCAGATGGGGCCTCTTCATTAGTTTCTGGCCCTGGGGTTGGCTCCGGAGCCAGGGTCTCGGCTGGTTCCCTGCGAAGACACAAGGCAGCCGTGGCACGGCCAGGAGGCACTGCCCGGGCCCAACAGGCCCCCAGGGCCGCCTGGCCTAGGGGCAGACCCGCAGCCTCAGAGCCTGCAGGAAAAGCGGGGAGCACTGACAACCCGCAACTCGGAAGTGAGCGCTGGGCCAGGTCTCCCGGCCCGGGGTCTCTAAGCGGGGTTCTGACGGTCCGAGGGAGGCCTAGCCGGGTGGTCCCGGGGTCCGCGTACCAGGCACGCAGCAGCCGCCGGGAGACTCGCAGGCTCCGCTCCAGCTGCCGCTGTCGCTCGGCGCACGAGTCCAGGGCGTCACGCAGCTCGGCCACTAGCCTGGAAAGGACGCACCAGAGGCTCAGCACCCTGGCCAGCCTCGGGCCGCGCAGCCTCCCGCCCCCTCCAGCGGCGCGGGACCCACCGGCGCGAGCTGCCGGCAAGCAGCATGAAGGCGGTAGCCGTTCTTCACGATCTGCCGCCGCCGCAAAATCCCGCCCCTTCCGGCCTAGAAGATCGCCCCTTCCGGCCGGACTGCCCAATCCCGAGCCCAGAGTTCAGGGCCCGCCCTACCCGATGAAGATCCCGCCTCAAGGGGTCCCCCGTCCCGCGGGGTCCAAGGAATGACGCCGGTTCTGAGCTCGGGCCGGGAGCAGCGGAGGGGAAGCGGGTGAGGACCTCGGGTGACGCTCAGGCTTCTGGGTTGGATAACCAGGTAGATGGTGGCACCTGTGATCGCTTAACGGTTGGCTTCGTCTTTGTATTGAAGGCGCTCTAAAGCAGGGCCCTGCTGCCTTGCTGACCCCGGGCCACCTAGCACAGGGCAAGGCACATGGAGGGGCCCAGTAGGTATTTACTGCAGTCGCTAGAAGTGAGGATGACATGTGTGTTGGGAGCAGGGACAAGGGAGGAGGGAGTGTCCACTTTTGCATATGTTGGTGAGGTGATGACATCCAGGGGAGGCATCAGTGGGCACCTGGGCAGAGGTGGATGAAGCCCAGGAGCCAAGGATGTGGCACATGGAGCAATGGGCCTGGGCAAGCTGGTCCAAGGTGGGGCAGGTGTGCATGGATGGGGACAGGTGAGGGGAAGCTGGAGCCCAGAGAGGTGGAGGGACAGCAGAGCCTGGTGTCACAGAAACCAGAGGAGGCTATCCCAGGAGGGAATGTCTGCGGGATGGGGGAACGGGGCCTTCAGAGAATCAGGAGACACCTGGCGAGGAGGGATTGTGGGGACAGATGCTGGCTGGGAGGAGTGGTGCGGGCAGCAGGGTCCACTGTAATTGGAGATAACAGGAAAAACAGATGAATGCCAACCCCTCAGGGGCGAAGAAATCTCAGGGGAGAGCAGGACGGGTGACAAACCTGGGAGGGGTTGTTTCAAGTTGGCGAGGTGTCCATTTCACAGTTGCTGATAGGAAGGTGCTGCAGCAGAGGACAGAGACACAAAGGAGGGGAGTTGAGGGTGCCAggcagagaaggggaagggggtcAGGACCCAGGCAGCCCTGGGAGTGCCCTTAGGGTGGGCCCCTCCATCGGTAGTGGCCTATTTTCTTGCCTAGTGCGGGGAGGCCGACAGCATTCTGACTAAAATGAGATTCTCTGTGAggtaggaggggaggggaggggagaggacttCAGTCAGTGCTTAGAAGATTCAGggagaccccaccccaccccacggtCAGGTGGTACTAGGTCCCCACTGGAGTGGGAGAAGGCAGTTCAGTCATGCACATCATGCGGCTGCTACTACCCtcatcacatttaatcctcacaacacccctgTGAGATAGGTATTATTGCCCCCTCTTACAGATGGGGCTGAGGCTCACACATGCCTAGGGGCACACAGTCAACAGGGTGGTCTGCAATCCCTATGCTGGGATTCCCTTACTCAACCATGCCTGACCCAGGGTGGTCAGAATTCTACTACAGTAGCAAAAAAAGCTCCTACAGGGAAATCAACACTCAGAAAAGCCTCATGGAGTCAGCATCTCCCTGTCCCTGTCGTTTTGGTTCAAGAGCATTTGGGGGACACTCCTGGCTAAGTGGTTCTTTCTGACATTTTCGAGAGGAAGCAAAAGCTATCAGGGTGAGTGTGTCAGCAGGGGAGAGAGGTCAGGGTCAGTCTTCGTCAGATCCCAAGTTCCTGGGGTCATTATTCTCAGGAACTCAAAGCAGATCCACCCTCACCCAACAAACAGGTCCTCTGCATCTTGCTCTTCTGTATCTTGGTCAACTCAGATGTTACAaatgacatttaattttttttctggctaaCCTCTCTGGGAAAATTGGTTTTGCATACAGTGTCAGAATAGCACTGAGGGGTTTgaatcaaattttctttttttagttgagCCTAAATaatgttgagaattttttaaaaattaataccttctatttttaatgttttttaaaaaatttatttattttatttattatttatttttggctgtgttgggtcttcgttgctgtgcacgggcttttctctagttgcggcgagcgggggctactcttccttgaggtgcgcgggcttctcgatgcggtggcttctcttgctgtggagcacgggctctaggcgtgcaggcttcagtagttgtgactcgcgggctctagagcacaggctcagtagttacagcgcacgggcttagttgctctgcagcatgtgggatcttcccggaccagggctcgaacccgtgtcccctgcattggcaggcggattcttagccactgcgccaccagggaagccctaataccttctatttttaatttttcttttgttttttatcttagaGGGATGGAGGATGGAAATAAAGACAGGGAAAGAAATGGCCCAGACATTCTGAAGTTCATACAGACATCATCTGTTGGGGACACAGACAAACCATCGCAGGAGAAGGGGCAGATTTCTAAAATGAGCTGAGAATATGGGAGGAAGAGAGCCTGTGACCAAGACATCAAGGCCCTGGCCTGCAAAAATGTCAGGGCCCACTTGCCCGGTATTCACACGCAGTCCGAAACGATCCGCGGGGCAGAGTTCCCTCACGATAGGACCCACCACCCAGTGAGGAAAGGAACGGCTgcctggggcagggcaggccaATGTGGGCGCAGGGATGGTGTGCTCAGCTGTTGGCTCCCCCTGGAACCCCGAACCAGATAAATGTGGGAGGGGGTGAGCTGTGCCAGGATACCTGGGTCACACATGTTCTCAACTGTGAACGCCCTCAGCTCCCAGAGTGCCTGGGGCTCCGTGGGGCTGGGAAGTTCAGGACGTGGGCTTAAGTTTCCCAGAGAAAGCAGGACAAACATGGGAGGGGACAGAGAAATAGGCTTCACACAGTATGGCATGATTGCTTTGAGGCTAAACTTTCCAGAGAGAAGGAACTGAGTTTTTGTTGTGATTTAGACATTCTGATGGCTCGCAATGGGCTCCCCTGGAGAAAGAAACTTACTGCCCCAAGTTCTCCTTTCTATTCCCCGTGTGACTGCCACCAGGGGTTTACAGGGATCCATCTCCagcgccccccctccccctcgcTAGTGCAACAGCAGCCCTCCCTCAGCAAACATTCACTTCAGCAAACATTCACTGCAGCAAACGCACTGACACACTCACAGCTTCAAAAAGCCCAAGTtcatgtcctcctcctcctcattgtGGGCGGACAGGTTTTTCCTCTTCACCTGTTGCTGGGGAGCACAGCTCTCCGGGGGGCTTGGGGGACGACACTGTACACACGACTTCCTCGCGTGATGGTGGCAAGGCTGTGTGTTCAAGTTGCTGCCCGGGGACAGTACTGAGGTAGATCGGGGAAGGCCCCCCAAGCCGTCTGCGGAGTTTGTGGGACTCGTGCTGCTGACAGAGGAGTACCCTGAGGTCGTGATGTCCTTGCCTGGCCCCCTCCTACTACACAGAGGGCGCTCGAGCCCTGGGGTCCAAGGTGTCTGGCTGCCTGGTGCCGACGCCTGTGTGTCCTGATGCCCCTCCTCCTCCGGGCAGGCCTCCTCATCGCTTGATTCCTGGCAGCAGTGCTGTTCCGGGTTCAGGTAGACCACAGTGACATCGAGGACACCGCTGGGAGCCGTCACTATGGGAGATGGGGGAGAGGTCAGACCATAGCCTGAGCATTGGGGTGACCCCGTGCCCAGTCAGGACCCAGGGGAGCCCAGGGTCCAGCTCTTGGCCACACATCCTGAACCTCGCTGGACAGTCCCCTTTCCTTTACGTAAGAAATTGGGGGTGAAGTGTCTCCTTTCAAACTTGGGGTAATACCCAATGTGACTTAGGGGACAGTAGGAAGTGACAACAAACTGGCCATCTAATAATTTAGTTAATCCCGAGTGGACACAAAAATAGCAGTTGGAAAATCAACAGAAGCTATCGAACTGGGCTTCCTGTGCAGATGGGTGACGAGACATGGGTCCAGAGCCTCCTGCAGCCTGCCCTGGACAGGTGCCTGAGGGACAGAGCCCAGCAGAGGGCACATCTCACACAACCTTCTAGAAAGGTCTATTCCTCTGTCCCTGACCTGGTGAGGTCCTTCCACCAGCCCAGGTCCAGCTGGAGCTGGGTGCAGGTTGGGCCCACATCCTATCCTCCCTGTGGGCTGGTATTCCAGGGGCTCTGCTCTCTAATGTCTACCTGTGTCTGGACACACTCTCCTGCAGCTCAGGCTGGGGGCCCTCCTGCCCGCTGTCTCCTCTGGGGCAGCACCAGGTGGTCTCCGGCCCTGGCACTCACCATCACCCTCCTTCTCGCCCTCGCTCTCTTGGTCGCCCTCGTAGCCGGAGCAGTAGTCCAGGCTCCAGTCCAGGAAGCTGCCCAGCAGTGTCTCCTCCTGGCTGGACAGCTCTGCGGTCGGCGTGGTGACGAAGCTGCCCCTGTCCTCCTGGAGGCTGTTCTCCCGTTTCCTGTGCAGTGGGAGAGCCGGGAGCCCGGTCATAGGCAGCAGTGTTGGGAGGCCCAGTCTGGTTCTTGGCAcctgcctgcccctgcccccatgtGCTGTGAGCAGGGACAACACAGCCACCCAGGAACTGCCCTCAGAAGCTCAGGGCAGATTCGCAGAAGCAGGGCCAGCAGCATGGCGAGGTTCCTGCTCATCTGGACTTTGTAGGATGGATAGTTCTTTAGGTGGGTGAGGTGGAGGGGGAGGTTATTCCAGGCAGTACAGCTGGGACATTGAGATGGAAGAGACGGGGGTAAAAGGGATGCAGACAATGAGGGCACAGCTGGAGCGCTGGGAGTGACACAATGTGGTGGAGCAGAGCAGTCCCGTATGGCTCACACCGGGCGTGGGGCAGGGCCAGAGCCTGAGCGGGCTCAACCTGTGCTCAAGACCACCTTCCCTCACAGGGAACCAGGCTGGAGCCAGAGAGCCACACTGGGGAAAGGAGACGGTACTGTAGGCAGTGGAGACTACCAACCGCAGCTTCAGTTTTCTGGGGATCTGCTCTCTCCCTGCTGCTCCTCAGGAGCCCTGATGGCTGCACAGGTCACGAGGGAACCCAGGCCTGGCCTGCAGGGCTCACTCACCGCTTGGTTCTCCTTCCAGAGGGAGAGCTTAGGAAGGTGTGAATGTCCCCTGTGCTGAGGAAAGATGCGGGTTCTGGGCTCTCTTGTTTCACCCCTAGAGCTGCACACAACTGGCCGTAGCTCAGCACCTGAGGGGAAGCCGGGGTCAGAGGGAGGGCCGAGGCCCCGAGGGGCAGGCGAGGACCTCCGCTCCCTAGCACCCACCAGCACCTCTTCCTGGCTGATCTCTTCGTATCGCTTGTCCTCAAATCGCTGCTTCACGGCGGTGAGAGAGACCTGCCTGTAGTCCTTGGGGGCATCGTCGTGGAAGCTGCCGACAGAGGGACACGTGAGGGGTAGCGAGGGGCAGGCAGTGCTGGCACCTCCACCCCAAAGGCTCCCATCTTTAGCCTCCACTCACTGAAGTGAGAGAGGACAAGACATTTTCAAAACCAGCCCAGCAATGGGAGTGAAGCCCAGCACTGCTGTGCACAGTCTGGCGGTTCCTCGAGTCACCTGACCCCCAGGTGCATCCCCAGGAGAAAGGGGAACAGAGATCCACACAGAAACCTGGACAcatatattcacagcagcactattcgcaACAGCTGGAAGGTAGAAAAACCCCAAATGTCCATCGGTGCACGACtgaataaacaagatgtggtcccTCCATCCAGTGGGCTATTTGTACAGTGGAAACGTTATGTAGGTGAGAGGCTGGTCACAAAAGGCCCCATGTTGTACGATTCCATGTTGGTGAAACATCCAGAACAGAAAGAGCCAGGAAATAGATGAGTGTTTGctgggggctggtggggaggggaaacaTGAAGGTAATAGGTAGCGAGGGCggggtttcttttgagggtggGGAAGATGTTCTCAAATCGACTGTGGTTTGTGATGACGGCTGCACAATTCTGAATATACTGAGCctgttgaattgtacactttaaaaaaaagtttcgtTCGTAAATAAATATGTTTCCAGTTTATCtggattgggaaaaaaaaaaaacaactcagtggggggcgggggatgggtGTAGGAAGGCAGCCAAGCAGCAGCTTTTGGCAGCCTGGTCAGGCACCGACTCTCTGCACTGGTCTGAGCAACCTCGGGGTCAGACACGTGTTGACCTGCCACCGTCACCCATGCTCTCATCCACCAGCGACGAGGTCTGGGCCCTGCAGGAGAAATGGGGTGCACACACTACCCCAGGAAATGCTGACAGGCTCCCCGTGTTAGCGGGGAGGGGGAGAAGTGGCAGATGGGCCAGAGGGGCTGGTCAGAGGAATCTCTAGACTCGTGCCCAAGTTCTGATCTCATCCCCAAGGTGTAAGCAGAAGCGCCATGCTCAGAGGCTGCCCTGTGGAAATCCAGGAGGCGGCTGGGACAATGACCGTGGGCAGGTGAAGAAAGTGCCTTGGCTCCGAGAGCTGCTGGGATGCAGGGACAGAGAAGCAGAAATGGGCTGGCCTGAGGGCTCTGATAGGATGACTGGGGCCTTGTCCACCAAGCACCAAATGAAATCTACAAGGAGGAATGGCCTGGCGTGGACATGCTGGCAGGGGTGTCTGTGGCTTGGGTCAGAGGTTGGCTTTTAGATGTGTTCTGAATCCTGGAAGTGGTTAAGTCTCCCAGGGAGCGTCTGGGGACAGGCAGAAAGGCAGAATTACCCGTACCCTCGTGTCGGGGAAGGGGACACTGAGGCAGCATGGCCTGGCGGAGAAAGGAGGAGGTCCCTGGGGGCTTTAGCAGATATGCATGTGGTGGGGAGTGCAGGTGGGACTGAGGAGTGGGAGGAGCGAGTCTGCCAGCCAAGCTGAGACAGGAGGCGAGGGAAAGGGCCAAGGTGTGTGCCCGGGGCTGCGGTCTGCCAACTCCAGAGCTGGAGGCCAACCTGTCCTAGACTGAAATTACCGCTGGTCAGGGAGACAGTCTCATTTTTTCTTATGTTCCACTGCCCATGGAATTAGGTTTGGGTTGGGGGGAGCTGCTGCCCAcacataaaatgttaaaaacGTATGAAATAAGCAACATGGCCCTGGAATTTCTAAACGTCAATCCTGAGACACGCGGCTCACGCGGGGAAGGTCTGAGTGTCTTGACAGCCCTCACGTGAGAGCAAATTCCCCCTGGACTTGCGGTATTGAGGACACACCCTCTGTGTGGGGGGACGGCCGGGGGGCTGTGGGGGAATTGCTTCCTTACACGCTTACCACTTTTGGTGAAGGCTTAAGACACAGGGGATGAGGTCTTCACAGGAGAACCCAGTGAGGTCCCATAACCGAGTGGTCCAGGGCTGTGCTGGGGAGGAAAGCAGGAACAGTGGGGCCGTTCTGATGCCCACTCGTGCCCCACAGCCCTGATGGTTCTGGGATGGAGTTTCCTAGGGCTCAGGGTTGAAAAGGCCCCAGGTACAGAGCATGCGTGCTCATTGTCGACAGCGTGGGAAATATTAAGCTAGAAATGTCTCTAACCTCACCCCCAGACAATGGCTTTTAGTCCATTCTGGTGTTTCCTTCTCCAGGAGATGAACacacttctttttctccctccaacCCCCTTGAATTTGAGCACTGGCTCCTGACTCCAGGAATCCCCCAGACCACTGGCTCAGCCCATGTTCTGAGTGGCTGGTGGGGAGGACCAGCTCCTTACTCTGCCCGTGTGTCAGCCTCGCCAGGAGCAGGGCGGCTGCAGCCAGGTGGGCCGGGGCATAGGCGGCCAGGCTGGTGTGCAGCAGGGAGAGCTCGCAGAGGAAGCTGCACAGGTGCTGGGTTCTTGGCGCCATGGGGACCAGCGTCAGCAGGACGTCCTTGTAATCGACCACAGTGGGGACCTAGAGGGAACGGGGAGGTGGACGTGGGGTCTCAGCACACAGAGGGCCCCTCCACCCACTCGGTGGGGAGGCTGGACCTTAGAAACACCACCCTCGGTGTGGTCAGCCCAGCATCTGGCCTGACCGCTGTGCATGCCAAACAGCTGTGGCCTCGCGCCCTCTGGGTCCAGGAgggcttcccagagcagggaagCTCAAAGCCATGCAGATACCCTCTGCCCTTCCCATGCCCTCACGTGACCTCAACTTTGATTCAAAAGGAAAAAGCGAGTGGCCACTTACTCGAATCTTTCCTTCCAAGGCAGAGATGATCTCTCCCATCATCCTCACCAGGTCCTCGTATTTGTACGTGTTGTCTGTGAGCCACACAGCCTCCCGGATCGTCAGGATCTCTTTGCTGATGAACCTGGAGTGTTAAGAAGGGGTCTGAGCACTGAGCCCACTCCCCTTAGTGGGGTGATCACTTTAGGCTTCAGTGATGGGGTTGGGGGGTCCAAAGAGTGGACCCGGCTGCCCCTAGCCGCTGAGGGGAACTGAAAAGGTCAGATGAGCCTATCATGGGGGCTGGAAGGGAAGGGGGATTAGTGTTACAGATCAGTGGCAGTGAGAGCTGCTGGACTGCTAGGCATGCAGGTGTTTCTGCAAAACGCACCCACGAATGACATGATCGGTCAATCCTCTTAACGACCCGAGGGATGAGGGTTCGCCCTGCCTTGTGTCAGCTTCTATGGAGCGAGTATAAACAGCTTTAACCCAGAAGGCAGATGAGCCAGCAGAACCAGAGATAGAGGTTGTTTGAAGGTCTGGACCCAGCACGGGGTCTGGCTGTGGGAACTGGACTGTCCTTAGGCAGGTGGTCACCCTGTTCTCTACTCTCCACCAGCTCCAACTATCAGGGAACACACTAGTCCAGCGGCCTGCCAAGGACACCTCCCCACACAAGGGTGGACTGGGACCGGGCCCTTGTCTGCTCTGTCATGGGGACTCTGCAGCTCCCGCGTTTGCTGTTGGCTGGGCCAAGAGAGAGGACAGGAGTTGTAGGGACCGCAGGCGCTGGGGGATGTTATGTGAGTGGGGAGGGCGAAAGCCCTGTGCTCGGAGCAGCGGCAGGTGCTGCTTTGAGAGTGGATGTAGGGGCATCTCGGCTTCTAAAAATCTTTCAAAGCAATTATCATCTCATTGCCAGCAGCCTGTGGTCTGGTACCTCAGTCTCTCATTGCAAGGACGTAACTATGCCATTTAGATCCAGGGAGGCTGGGGACCCATCTGTTCAGCCCTCCCTGGTGACAAGACCTGGAACGCCGGGTTCCGAGAGCACACGTGAGAGGTGCCGGACAGCGTGTGGCATTTGCTCACCGACCCTGAGCCCACGGACCCTGCTTCCACAGCCACCTAGAGACCCCACTTCCCAGTTCCCGTCATGGCCACATGACTGCGCTCACTGCAAAGGTGGACCTGGTGGCCTCAGGGGTCATGGCAGGTAGCAGAGAGCAAGTCAGGACCTGGGCCTCCTTCATGACGTCATGAAACAGATAAACCATCCCAGTGACACAAGCCTCTGGGTTACCGTGCGGAAGACAAATTAGTCTGTCCATAGTTGACACCACTGTGTTCAATGAGCCTGTTCCTCCCTCGCAAGCCTTACAGATAAGGATGTTGGTCTAGAAAGCACCGCCCAGGGGAGATAGCAGACCACGTAGAAGTCTGCTttaggaaaacaagaaaatgcaaaatgtatGGTGGGAACTGCCATCCACATTGTGTCCAAAGGCAAAACTGGGTGGAAAGGTGGATTTAGGTAAAACTTAACATGGTCTGATTTGAAAAGTCAGAGCTGCTGTAGGGGTAGGCTGCCTCTCTGAGGAGGACGCATCCTGCCCACGTGGTTGGAGGGGGTCTGtggggagttgggggtggggggcacaggaGACCGATGAAACGCAGGTCTCTGGATGCAGAGTTGAGAACCGGACTGGCAAGGGCAGCCGCCTGTGACCCTCCCTCATCGCTGTGTTGCCCTCAGGGGCCAGGGGAAGAGGGTTCTAGCCTGAGCCTGCCCGACAGAGGCCACGTTCTGGGTCCTGAGGCCGCGTGTTGGGATGAGCGGCTGCCCACACACCAAGGGTCAGCCCTGCCACCCCCGTGTGGGTAGGACCACTCGGCGTGGGCACCCACTAAAATGAAAACCCCTGTCATATGGAGGTGGGGTGCTGAAGGCTTGTTCCACTGAAAAGCCAGCCTGTGAACTGGGCAGCGCCAGCATGCTGTGTTC from Balaenoptera acutorostrata chromosome 15, mBalAcu1.1, whole genome shotgun sequence encodes the following:
- the CCNF gene encoding cyclin-F isoform X2; amino-acid sequence: MGSGGVIHCRCAKCFCYPTKRRIRRRPRNLTILSLPEDVLFHILKWLSVGDILAVRAVHSHLKYLVDNHASVWACASFQELWPSPKNLKLFERAAEKGNFEAAVKLGIAYLYNEGLSVSDEARAEVNGLKASRFFSLAERLNVGAAPFIWLFIRPPWSVSGSCCKAVVHESLRMECQLQKTHRASILHCLGRVLSLFEDEEKQKQARDLFEESANQGCLTSSYLLWESDRKMDMSDPGRCLHSFRKLRDFAAKGCWEAQLSLAKACAHGNQLGLEAKASNEIVCQLFQASHAVSKQRVFSVQKGLNDTMRYILIDWLVEVATMKDFSSLCLHLTVECVDRYLRRRLVPRYRLQLLGIACMVICTRFISKEILTIREAVWLTDNTYKYEDLVRMMGEIISALEGKIRVPTVVDYKDVLLTLVPMAPRTQHLCSFLCELSLLHTSLAAYAPAHLAAAALLLARLTHGQTQPWTTRLWDLTGFSCEDLIPCVLSLHQKCFHDDAPKDYRQVSLTAVKQRFEDKRYEEISQEEVLSYGQLCAALGVKQESPEPASFLSTGDIHTFLSSPSGRRTKRKRENSLQEDRGSFVTTPTAELSSQEETLLGSFLDWSLDYCSGYEGDQESEGEKEGDVTAPSGVLDVTVVYLNPEQHCCQESSDEEACPEEEGHQDTQASAPGSQTPWTPGLERPLCSRRGPGKDITTSGYSSVSSTSPTNSADGLGGLPRSTSVLSPGSNLNTQPCHHHARKSCVQCRPPSPPESCAPQQQVKRKNLSAHNEEEEDMNLGFLKL
- the CCNF gene encoding cyclin-F isoform X1; translation: MGSGGVIHCRCAKCFCYPTKRRIRRRPRNLTILSLPEDVLFHILKWLSVGDILAVRAVHSHLKYLVDNHASVWACASFQELWPSPKNLKLFERAAEKGNFEAAVKLGIAYLYNEGLSVSDEARAEVNGLKASRFFSLAERLNVGAAPFIWLFIRPPWSVSGSCCKAVVHESLRMECQLQKTHRASILHCLGRVLSLFEDEEKQKQARDLFEESANQGCLTSSYLLWESDRKMDMSDPGRCLHSFRKLRDFAAKGCWEAQLSLAKACAHGNQLGLEAKASNEIVCQLFQASHAVSKQRVFSVQKGLNDTMRYILIDWLVEVATMKDFSSLCLHLTVECVDRYLRRRLVPRYRLQLLGIACMVICTRFISKEILTIREAVWLTDNTYKYEDLVRMMGEIISALEGKIRVPTVVDYKDVLLTLVPMAPRTQHLCSFLCELSLLHTSLAAYAPAHLAAAALLLARLTHGQTQPWTTRLWDLTGFSCEDLIPCVLSLHQKCFHDDAPKDYRQVSLTAVKQRFEDKRYEEISQEEVLVLSYGQLCAALGVKQESPEPASFLSTGDIHTFLSSPSGRRTKRKRENSLQEDRGSFVTTPTAELSSQEETLLGSFLDWSLDYCSGYEGDQESEGEKEGDVTAPSGVLDVTVVYLNPEQHCCQESSDEEACPEEEGHQDTQASAPGSQTPWTPGLERPLCSRRGPGKDITTSGYSSVSSTSPTNSADGLGGLPRSTSVLSPGSNLNTQPCHHHARKSCVQCRPPSPPESCAPQQQVKRKNLSAHNEEEEDMNLGFLKL